In Haliscomenobacter hydrossis DSM 1100, the DNA window TTTTGAGCAACAAATCAATTTGGAAAAAGGCAGTCAAACCTTACAATTTCCGGTTGAGGGCCTAAAGCCTGGCAGTTATTTTGTGTGGTTGCATTATGGTAACCTTACTAAAATGGTATCCTTTAAAGTGAACACGTCTAAACCCCTTAAACCTGAGCCTAAGAAAAACTTCTTGCTCAATGTCAAATTTTTTTCGTGGTAATTTTTTTACCCTCCCTCGTTTTGTATACAATGTTCAAGGATCCTATTTGCGGGATCAAACCCTTCAAGTTCCCTCAATCCTAAATGTACAATAGCGATTTCAATCAAACGATCGAGCCCGGATTCGTTAGGGGCGAAGTAATGCCCGGCCTCCAGGAATACCCGGAGCGGGGCCAGTCCAATCAACTCTGATCCGGTAACTTCCACGCCCAAGTGTTGGGCTTCCTGCTGGCAAGCTACGAATGCCTCGTGGACTGGCGTAAGGTCTAGGTCGGTAATGTTCATCGATACTTGGGCTTTGCCATAGCTGGGCATGTACCAGCCAATGGCTTTTAAGCCGGGGCAACGCCCTGGTATCCGCTGGATGTTTCCCCGTTCGTCTTTAACCTTATGGCCACTGGCGCGTATTTTTTCAGCGATGCGCCTGGCCAGACTAACGTCGGTGGTATTCAAATTGACATTGTAGGCAATGAGGAACTTACGGGCACCAATGACCGTGGCCCCGGCAGGAAAAGCACCCTGGTCCGGGCCGTAGTCAGGTGTCCATTCCGGCTGACGGATTTTTTGGGCCAAACCTTCGTATTCTCCCTGGCGGATCGTGGCCAAGTTGCGCCGTTGGGGGTCTTGGGCGGCATACTCGTACAAGTACACCGGAATATTCAGTTCAGTACCGACCCTTTGTCCTAACGTACGGGCCAGCACTACGGCCTCGTCGATGGACATTCCGGCGATGGGCACCAGGGGGCAGACATCGGTAGCCCCCATGCGGGGATGGGCACCCAGTTGTTGGCGCATATCGATCAGTTGACTGGCGGTTTTGATGCTTTGAAACGCGGCTTCTACCACGGCCAAAGGCGCACCCACGAAGGTCATGACCGTTCGGTTGGCGTCGTAACCGGGATCTACGTGCAACAATTTGACGCCGACAATTTGGCGAATTGCCGCCGCAATGGACTCGATGACGACCGGATTGCGTCCCTCACTAAAATTTGGTACGCACTCCAACAAGACTTGGTTATCGGTGGTGTTCATAAAAAAGAGACTTTCAGTAGATTTTGCGTTCCACAAATTAAATGTTAATTATCTATTTCGCTAGGTTAATTTACCCTATCTTTCGGGCAACTTAATATTGCATGTTGCATTGATTTTAACAAATTAAGTTACAAATTATACATCCTGAAATGAACGTTGCTGAATACATTGACCATACGCTACTTAAGCCCGATTCCACTTTGGAAAACATCCGCCAACTTTGTGGCGAGGCGCAGGAATACGGTTTTGCTGCGGTGTGTATTCCACCTTACTATGTACACGATGCCTTTCGCTGGTTGGAATCCGCCCCGAAAAAAGTACAAGTAGCTACCGTAGTGGGGTTCCCTTTGGGGTATTCCAGTACTGCCGCAAAAGTGGAAGAAATCAAAAGAGCCATCGAAGATGGAGCAGATGAAATTGACGCCGTAATCAACCTCTGTGCCGTGAAAAGCCAGTTGTGGTCGCATGTACGCAGCGACCTCGATAGCCTGGTCACCGCTACACGTATGAAGGGCAAAAAAATCAAAATCATTTTAGAAACTGCTTTGCTCACACCAGATGAATTGGAAAAGGCTTGTGTAATCCTGTCCGATTTGGAGCCAGATTTTGCCAAAACTTCTACTGGTTTCAATGGTGGAGGAGCTACTTTGGAGGCCGTACAGCGGATGGGGACTTTACTCCAACACAAAATAGCCATCAAGGCCTCGGGAGGCATCCGCAATTTTGCCGATGCCAAGGCCATGATCGAGGCGGGTGCCAGTCGCATTGGCACCTCATCTGGCGTAGCCATCGTCAAGGGAGAAA includes these proteins:
- the ftcD gene encoding glutamate formimidoyltransferase; translation: MNTTDNQVLLECVPNFSEGRNPVVIESIAAAIRQIVGVKLLHVDPGYDANRTVMTFVGAPLAVVEAAFQSIKTASQLIDMRQQLGAHPRMGATDVCPLVPIAGMSIDEAVVLARTLGQRVGTELNIPVYLYEYAAQDPQRRNLATIRQGEYEGLAQKIRQPEWTPDYGPDQGAFPAGATVIGARKFLIAYNVNLNTTDVSLARRIAEKIRASGHKVKDERGNIQRIPGRCPGLKAIGWYMPSYGKAQVSMNITDLDLTPVHEAFVACQQEAQHLGVEVTGSELIGLAPLRVFLEAGHYFAPNESGLDRLIEIAIVHLGLRELEGFDPANRILEHCIQNEGG
- the deoC gene encoding deoxyribose-phosphate aldolase translates to MNVAEYIDHTLLKPDSTLENIRQLCGEAQEYGFAAVCIPPYYVHDAFRWLESAPKKVQVATVVGFPLGYSSTAAKVEEIKRAIEDGADEIDAVINLCAVKSQLWSHVRSDLDSLVTATRMKGKKIKIILETALLTPDELEKACVILSDLEPDFAKTSTGFNGGGATLEAVQRMGTLLQHKIAIKASGGIRNFADAKAMIEAGASRIGTSSGVAIVKGESGDSAAY